A genomic stretch from Chlamydia sp. includes:
- the leuS gene encoding leucine--tRNA ligase: MRYDPGLIEEKWQRFWKEKQTFKAEEDITKTKYYVLDMFPYPSGAGLHVGHLIGYTATDIVARYKRAQGFSVLHPMGWDSFGLPAEQYAIRTGTHPRETTEKNIANFKQQLTSMGFSYDETREFATSDPEYYKWTQKLFLILYEKGLAYMADMAVNYCPELGTVLSNEEVENGFSIDGGYPVERRMLRQWVLRITAFADQLLAGLDDLDWPESVKQLQRNWIGRSVGASVKFATEQGDVEVFTTRPDTLMGVSFLVLAPEHPLVDLLTTDEQEASIAQYVRETQSKSERDRISELKTKSGVFTGSYARHPVTQQPIPIWIADYVLMGYGSGAVMGVPAHDERDLVFAQQFDLPIVSVIHEDGACINSCHEDFCLDGLFGEEAKQYVISFLEKKNLGAAKIAYKLRDWLFSRQRYWGEPIPIIHFEDGSCRPLRDDELPLLPPEIQDYRPEGVGLGPLAKVKEWVHLFDSETQKEGRRETHTMPQWAGSCWYYLRFCDAHNSAAPWAKEKEQYWMPVDLYIGGAEHAVLHLLYARFWHQVFYEAGIVSTPEPFKKLVNQGLVLATSYRISGKGYIAPETAKEENGLWFAPSGEKLEVRQEKMSKSKLNGVDPQTLIDEFGADAVRMYAMFSGPLDKNKLWSNQGVAGCRRFLNRFYEIVTSSQVKEEESFEALSLAHKLVKQVTDDIEKLSLNTIPSSFMEFINEFVKLPVYSKCAVEMVVRVLAPIAPHISEELWVYLGNPPGIEQAGWPKALPEYLEGHTVTIVIQVNGKLRARLDVGKNANQEDVLMLAREAVSKYLEGREIRKAVFVPNRLVNFVV, translated from the coding sequence ATGCGCTACGATCCCGGTCTCATAGAAGAGAAATGGCAAAGATTTTGGAAAGAAAAACAAACTTTTAAAGCAGAAGAGGATATAACTAAAACTAAGTACTATGTTTTGGATATGTTTCCTTATCCGTCTGGGGCGGGATTGCATGTAGGCCATTTGATCGGTTACACAGCTACCGATATTGTTGCAAGGTATAAACGTGCGCAAGGATTTTCTGTTTTGCATCCTATGGGATGGGATAGTTTTGGGCTTCCTGCAGAGCAATATGCCATCCGTACAGGAACACACCCGCGAGAAACTACCGAAAAGAATATTGCCAATTTTAAACAGCAGTTGACCTCAATGGGTTTCTCCTATGATGAAACTCGAGAGTTTGCTACTTCTGACCCAGAGTACTATAAATGGACCCAAAAACTTTTCTTGATCCTTTATGAAAAAGGATTGGCCTATATGGCTGACATGGCAGTGAATTATTGTCCAGAATTAGGTACTGTTCTGTCTAATGAAGAAGTAGAAAATGGTTTTTCTATCGATGGAGGGTATCCTGTTGAAAGAAGAATGCTTCGCCAGTGGGTATTGCGCATAACAGCTTTTGCTGATCAGCTTTTAGCTGGATTGGATGATTTGGATTGGCCGGAAAGTGTTAAGCAGTTACAAAGAAATTGGATTGGAAGATCTGTAGGAGCTTCTGTAAAATTTGCAACAGAACAGGGGGATGTAGAGGTTTTCACAACAAGACCTGATACGTTAATGGGAGTTTCTTTTTTAGTATTGGCTCCTGAACATCCTTTAGTTGATCTCCTAACTACTGACGAACAAGAAGCATCTATTGCCCAGTATGTTAGAGAAACTCAAAGTAAAAGTGAGCGAGACCGCATTAGTGAATTAAAAACTAAAAGTGGGGTCTTCACTGGATCTTATGCAAGACATCCTGTTACTCAACAACCTATTCCTATTTGGATCGCCGATTATGTGCTGATGGGCTATGGTTCAGGGGCTGTTATGGGAGTTCCTGCTCATGATGAGCGAGATTTGGTATTTGCCCAACAATTTGATCTACCTATTGTTTCTGTTATTCATGAAGATGGTGCATGTATCAACAGCTGTCATGAAGATTTTTGTCTAGATGGGCTTTTTGGAGAAGAAGCTAAACAGTATGTAATTAGTTTTTTAGAGAAGAAAAATCTTGGAGCAGCAAAGATTGCTTATAAATTGCGAGACTGGTTGTTTTCTCGTCAACGTTATTGGGGAGAACCTATTCCCATTATTCATTTTGAAGATGGTTCTTGTCGTCCTTTACGAGATGATGAACTTCCTTTGCTTCCTCCTGAAATCCAAGATTATCGTCCTGAAGGTGTGGGATTAGGGCCTTTAGCTAAAGTAAAAGAGTGGGTGCATCTTTTTGATTCAGAGACACAAAAAGAAGGCAGACGGGAAACACACACCATGCCTCAATGGGCGGGCTCTTGTTGGTACTATTTGCGTTTTTGTGATGCACATAACTCTGCGGCTCCTTGGGCGAAGGAAAAAGAGCAATACTGGATGCCAGTTGATTTATATATTGGTGGAGCTGAGCATGCTGTATTGCATCTCTTATATGCGCGCTTTTGGCATCAAGTTTTTTATGAGGCGGGAATTGTTTCTACACCGGAACCGTTTAAGAAACTAGTTAATCAAGGATTAGTTTTAGCAACTTCTTATCGGATTTCTGGTAAGGGATATATAGCTCCTGAAACAGCTAAAGAAGAAAATGGGTTATGGTTTGCTCCCTCTGGAGAGAAACTTGAGGTGCGTCAAGAAAAAATGTCTAAATCTAAGTTGAATGGGGTTGATCCACAAACTTTGATAGACGAGTTTGGAGCAGATGCTGTTCGGATGTATGCAATGTTTTCTGGACCTTTAGATAAAAATAAACTTTGGTCTAATCAGGGAGTTGCTGGTTGTAGACGGTTTTTAAATCGTTTTTATGAGATAGTCACTTCTTCTCAGGTAAAAGAAGAAGAGTCTTTCGAGGCGTTATCCTTAGCTCACAAACTTGTGAAACAAGTAACAGATGATATTGAGAAATTGTCTTTGAATACGATACCGTCTTCTTTTATGGAGTTTATTAATGAATTTGTGAAACTTCCTGTCTATTCAAAATGTGCTGTAGAAATGGTTGTGCGAGTTTTAGCTCCTATTGCTCCTCATATTAGTGAAGAGTTGTGGGTTTATTTGGGAAATCCTCCAGGCATTGAGCAGGCTGGTTGGCCTAAGGCTTTGCCTGAGTACTTAGAAGGGCATACAGTTACTATAGTAATTCAGGTAAATGGTAAGCTTCGAGCTCGATTAGACGTTGGTAAAAATGCGAATCAAGAAGACGTTCTTATGTTAGCTCGAGAAGCCGTGTCTAAATACTTGGAGGGAAGAGAAATACGGAAGGCTGTTTTTGTTCCTAATCGACTAGTAAACTTTGTTGTATGA
- the waaA gene encoding lipid IV(A) 3-deoxy-D-manno-octulosonic acid transferase, whose amino-acid sequence MIRRWLISRLYDVFLICAFCVAAPRIFYKVFVHGKYVGSWQMRFGIKKPQVKGKGPLAWFHGASVGEVSLLVPIINKWKEEFPEWRFVITACSESGVHTARRLYEPLGATVFVLPLDLSCIIKPVVRSLLPNIVVFSEGDCWLHFLAEAKRLGAKAFLINGKLSQHSCKRFAFLKRLGRNCFSPLDLFILQDELYKQRFMQIGISSKKIHVTGNIKIFTEKPSSVNNRSLWRERLKLSSNDRLIILGSVHPKDVEVWSRIAQDLHNFSTKILWVPRHLEKIKEHAKLLDKSGVAFGLWSQKASFQQYNSIIMDMLGILKDVYAAADIAFVGGTFDPAVGGHNLLEPLQKDVLLMFGPHIYSQSTLAELLRKKEIGVSVNKETLLNVVLDLLQDEKKRQAYIERGKAFLNEEKSFKQTWEILKNQITCIKI is encoded by the coding sequence ATGATAAGACGTTGGTTAATTTCTCGTCTCTACGATGTGTTTTTAATTTGTGCTTTTTGTGTTGCTGCGCCACGTATTTTTTACAAAGTATTTGTTCATGGAAAGTATGTTGGTTCTTGGCAAATGCGTTTTGGAATAAAGAAACCTCAAGTTAAAGGGAAAGGGCCATTAGCTTGGTTTCATGGAGCATCTGTTGGAGAGGTTTCTCTTTTAGTTCCAATTATTAATAAATGGAAAGAAGAGTTCCCCGAATGGCGTTTTGTTATTACAGCATGTTCTGAGTCTGGGGTACACACTGCAAGACGTTTATATGAGCCTTTAGGAGCGACAGTTTTCGTTTTGCCTCTTGATTTAAGCTGTATTATTAAACCTGTCGTAAGGAGTCTTCTTCCTAATATTGTTGTTTTTTCAGAAGGGGATTGCTGGTTACATTTCTTAGCTGAGGCTAAGCGTTTGGGAGCAAAAGCTTTCCTAATTAATGGGAAGCTTTCCCAACATTCTTGCAAACGTTTTGCTTTCTTAAAACGTTTAGGAAGAAACTGTTTTTCACCCTTGGATTTATTTATACTACAGGATGAGTTGTATAAACAACGGTTTATGCAAATAGGCATCTCTTCAAAAAAAATACATGTTACTGGGAATATTAAAATATTCACAGAAAAACCTAGCAGTGTAAATAACAGAAGTTTATGGAGAGAGAGATTAAAATTATCTTCCAATGATCGATTGATCATTCTAGGTTCTGTACACCCTAAAGATGTAGAGGTTTGGTCAAGGATTGCTCAGGACCTTCACAATTTTTCTACAAAGATTTTGTGGGTGCCTAGACATCTTGAAAAGATTAAAGAGCATGCTAAATTATTAGACAAATCCGGAGTTGCATTCGGATTATGGAGTCAAAAAGCATCTTTTCAACAATACAATTCAATAATCATGGATATGCTAGGCATCCTAAAAGATGTTTATGCTGCTGCGGATATAGCTTTCGTAGGAGGAACTTTTGATCCTGCTGTAGGAGGACATAATTTATTAGAACCTCTTCAAAAAGATGTTCTTCTTATGTTTGGGCCACATATTTATTCTCAGTCTACTCTGGCAGAGCTTTTGCGGAAAAAAGAAATCGGGGTTAGTGTGAATAAAGAAACTCTTTTAAATGTTGTTTTAGATCTTCTTCAAGACGAAAAGAAACGTCAAGCATACATTGAAAGGGGAAAAGCGTTCTTGAATGAAGAGAAAAGCTTTAAGCAAACCTGGGAAATATTAAAGAACCAAATTACTTGCATAAAAATCTAA
- a CDS encoding diphosphate--fructose-6-phosphate 1-phosphotransferase, translating to MELLSVNKSYFELQRLHYRPETLALLDGLCSLHVQESTSSDAAPSSLVERIPHLCSLPDLIIRKGEFSPSIPLRIGVLLSGGQAPGGHNVVIGLFEGLRAFNKETKLFGFIKGPLGLIRGLYKDLDISVIYDYYNAGGFDMLSSSKEKIKTKEQKSTILATVKKMKLHGLLIVGGDNSNTDAAMLAEYFIEHNCPTAVIGVPKTIDGVLKNAWIETPLGFHTSCRTYSEMIGNLEKDILSTRKYHHFVKLMGEQASHSTLECGLQTFPNITLIGEEVAIEHPSLQSLSYSIAKGLVERFRNDRNYSTILIPEGLIKQIPDMKQLIQELNILIAKGLFSVSNFDQHLSQKALQTFSSLPENVRDQLLFNRDSYGNIHVSKIAIEELLVSLVRDEIARLEPTMLFSPVTHFLGYESRASFPSNFDSNYGLALGIAASLFLVRGKTGYMVTIGNLAEEYTQWTMAATPLYKMMHIEKRFNEETPVIKTDSVSPNSAAVQYLHIKREVCLLKDSYRFPGPLQYFQEQALVDQRPLTLLWEKNKLSEENADKL from the coding sequence ATGGAGCTACTCTCTGTAAATAAGAGTTATTTTGAACTTCAACGGCTGCATTACCGTCCAGAAACACTCGCTTTATTAGATGGTCTGTGTTCTTTACATGTCCAAGAGTCGACTTCTTCTGATGCTGCTCCAAGTTCATTAGTAGAGCGTATTCCACACTTATGCTCTCTTCCAGATCTAATTATCCGAAAAGGAGAGTTCTCTCCTTCTATACCTTTACGTATTGGAGTTTTGCTTTCAGGGGGACAAGCTCCTGGGGGACATAATGTAGTAATTGGATTATTCGAAGGTTTACGAGCTTTTAATAAAGAAACCAAGCTTTTTGGTTTTATTAAAGGCCCTTTAGGGCTGATCAGAGGGCTATATAAAGACTTGGATATCTCCGTTATTTATGATTATTACAATGCTGGAGGGTTCGATATGCTCTCATCCAGTAAAGAAAAAATCAAAACTAAGGAACAAAAAAGCACCATCCTCGCTACTGTAAAAAAAATGAAATTACACGGTTTACTTATTGTAGGAGGAGACAATTCCAATACGGATGCGGCGATGCTAGCAGAATATTTTATCGAGCACAACTGCCCCACAGCTGTAATTGGAGTTCCTAAAACTATAGATGGAGTCTTAAAAAATGCTTGGATTGAAACTCCTTTAGGCTTTCATACATCATGCCGTACGTACTCAGAAATGATTGGAAATTTAGAAAAAGATATTCTTTCTACTCGAAAATATCATCATTTCGTCAAATTAATGGGAGAACAAGCTTCTCACAGTACTTTAGAATGTGGTCTGCAAACTTTTCCTAACATAACATTAATTGGAGAAGAAGTAGCCATTGAGCACCCATCTTTACAAAGCCTAAGTTACAGTATCGCTAAAGGACTTGTTGAACGCTTCCGTAACGATAGGAATTACAGCACAATTCTTATTCCTGAAGGCTTAATCAAACAAATTCCGGATATGAAGCAATTAATTCAAGAGCTGAATATTTTAATTGCTAAAGGTTTGTTCTCAGTTTCTAATTTCGACCAGCATCTATCTCAAAAGGCTCTTCAAACTTTTTCATCTCTTCCAGAAAATGTTCGTGATCAGCTGCTTTTTAATCGAGACTCATATGGCAATATTCATGTATCCAAAATTGCGATAGAAGAACTTTTGGTCTCTTTAGTTCGCGATGAAATAGCTAGACTGGAACCAACTATGCTATTTTCTCCCGTAACACACTTTTTAGGCTATGAATCCCGAGCCAGTTTTCCTTCAAATTTTGATTCAAATTATGGTTTAGCTTTAGGAATAGCTGCCTCTTTATTTTTAGTAAGAGGGAAAACTGGATACATGGTAACAATAGGGAATTTGGCTGAAGAATATACTCAATGGACAATGGCAGCAACACCATTATACAAAATGATGCATATAGAAAAACGGTTTAATGAAGAAACTCCGGTGATTAAGACAGATTCTGTATCTCCTAATTCTGCTGCAGTACAATATTTACATATAAAGAGAGAAGTTTGCCTACTGAAAGATTCATATAGGTTTCCAGGGCCTTTACAATATTTCCAAGAACAGGCTCTCGTTGACCAACGCCCTTTGACACTTCTGTGGGAGAAGAACAAATTATCAGAGGAAAACGCAGATAAATTGTAA
- a CDS encoding alpha/beta hydrolase, whose translation MINQCCYFPHSKKIFEITLLNNVSSVGVLHIPNSQDKHFPLVIVLHGLASNKVGTKRSHLYLANHLIQAGIAVLRMDLPGHGDAEGFIHEFSLNDYIQASQRIIEFGLSLPIANDSVALFGSSLGGSLALLNLPHFPIVQHLAIWAPTIQGSLWLEDVAQLTSLPQNVSSENFFYQGIPLGKEFCSQFIELDTLKVLSKIPKQTSILYLQGENDPVVSTRHQALFAKTFSGEASYRIYPKMTHHLCVDSEAFRDLVNWIKNQLLGTSWSYSL comes from the coding sequence ATGATTAATCAGTGCTGCTATTTTCCTCATTCTAAGAAAATTTTTGAGATTACCTTATTGAATAATGTCTCTTCTGTAGGTGTTTTACATATCCCCAATTCTCAAGATAAACATTTTCCTTTAGTCATTGTGTTACACGGATTAGCCTCTAACAAAGTTGGAACAAAACGCTCACACCTTTATTTAGCTAATCATCTTATACAAGCAGGTATTGCAGTGCTACGTATGGATCTTCCTGGTCATGGTGACGCAGAAGGTTTTATCCATGAATTTTCTCTTAATGATTATATTCAAGCCTCGCAACGCATCATAGAATTCGGTCTTTCTCTTCCCATTGCTAATGATTCTGTTGCTCTTTTTGGTTCTTCTTTGGGAGGCAGCTTAGCTCTACTTAACCTACCACACTTTCCTATCGTCCAACATCTTGCCATCTGGGCTCCCACAATTCAGGGATCTTTGTGGTTAGAAGATGTTGCACAATTGACGTCTTTGCCACAAAATGTCTCGTCTGAAAACTTTTTTTATCAAGGAATCCCTCTTGGGAAAGAGTTTTGTTCGCAATTTATTGAATTAGATACCTTAAAAGTTCTTTCTAAGATCCCCAAACAAACTTCTATTCTTTATTTACAAGGAGAAAATGACCCTGTTGTATCTACTCGTCACCAGGCTCTTTTTGCAAAAACGTTTTCAGGAGAAGCTTCCTATCGCATCTACCCTAAAATGACTCATCATCTTTGCGTTGATTCTGAGGCTTTTCGAGATCTTGTAAATTGGATAAAAAATCAATTATTAGGCACATCATGGAGCTACTCTCTGTAA
- a CDS encoding diphosphate--fructose-6-phosphate 1-phosphotransferase: protein MSPGKHSSLCQKTPPLCRELQKAPALLLTEDTRFSTLLNEHIETVAELFPYTYASPYRKFSPKSDLSVDVTPLKVGVMLSGGPAPGGHNVILGLLHSIKKLHPESRLLGFVGDGQGLLNNNTVEITEEFMKEFRNSGGFNCIGTGRTNIITEENKARCLQTANQLDLDGLVIIGGDGSNTATAILAEYFAQNQAKTVLIGVPKTIDGDLQHLFLDLTFGFDTATKFYSSIISNISRDALSCKGHYHFIKLMGRSSSHITLECALQTHPNIALISEEIAEKGTSLTELIHNICETIADRAAMGKYHGVVLIPEGIIEFIPEIQALVKEIESIPEQEDLYQALSPSSQQLLSKFPEDIRQQLLYHRDAHGNVYVSKISVDKLLIHLVQQYLEAHFKHVPFNAISHFLGYEGRSGTPTRFDNIYSYNLGYGAGILVFNRCNGYLSTIEGLTNPVEKWRLRALPIVRMLTTKTNKDGSIHPLIKKQLVDISSPVFNKFSLYRKIWALEDSYRFVGPLQICSPEDSYSDDFPPLILFLNHNEWQKRCSICLEIPDQDY, encoded by the coding sequence ATGTCGCCAGGAAAACATTCTTCTCTTTGTCAAAAGACCCCTCCTTTATGCAGGGAACTTCAAAAAGCCCCTGCCCTCCTTTTAACGGAAGATACGAGATTTAGCACTCTTCTTAATGAGCATATCGAGACTGTGGCAGAGCTATTTCCGTATACCTATGCGTCTCCTTATCGCAAATTTTCTCCTAAATCGGATCTTTCTGTAGACGTTACTCCTCTTAAAGTCGGCGTTATGCTCTCTGGAGGTCCTGCTCCTGGAGGACATAACGTAATTTTGGGCCTACTTCATAGTATCAAAAAATTACATCCCGAAAGTCGGCTTCTGGGATTCGTTGGTGATGGTCAAGGTTTACTCAATAATAATACGGTAGAAATTACAGAAGAATTCATGAAAGAGTTTCGCAACTCTGGAGGCTTCAACTGTATAGGAACCGGTCGAACAAATATTATTACTGAGGAGAATAAAGCTCGTTGTTTGCAAACAGCAAACCAACTAGATTTGGATGGACTCGTCATTATTGGAGGGGATGGATCCAACACAGCCACAGCAATTCTTGCAGAATATTTTGCTCAAAATCAAGCAAAAACGGTTCTAATTGGCGTCCCTAAAACTATAGATGGAGACTTACAACACTTATTCTTAGACTTAACTTTCGGCTTTGATACCGCAACCAAGTTTTATTCATCCATTATCAGCAATATTTCTAGAGATGCTTTGTCTTGCAAAGGACATTACCATTTTATCAAACTGATGGGACGTTCTTCTTCACATATTACACTAGAATGCGCATTACAAACTCACCCGAACATTGCCCTTATCAGTGAAGAGATCGCAGAAAAAGGAACTTCTCTTACAGAACTCATACACAACATCTGCGAAACTATAGCAGACCGAGCAGCTATGGGGAAATATCATGGAGTAGTTCTAATTCCAGAAGGAATTATTGAGTTCATTCCAGAAATACAAGCTTTGGTTAAAGAAATTGAATCCATTCCCGAGCAAGAAGATCTTTACCAGGCATTATCTCCATCATCTCAACAACTTTTAAGTAAATTCCCTGAAGATATACGCCAACAGTTGTTGTATCACCGAGATGCGCATGGAAATGTCTATGTATCTAAAATCAGTGTCGATAAACTTCTTATTCATCTTGTTCAGCAATATTTAGAAGCACATTTCAAGCACGTTCCCTTCAATGCTATTTCTCATTTTTTAGGCTATGAAGGACGCTCAGGAACCCCCACTCGTTTTGATAACATATACAGCTATAATTTAGGGTATGGTGCTGGGATTCTCGTCTTTAATCGCTGTAACGGATATTTATCCACAATAGAAGGATTAACTAATCCTGTTGAAAAATGGCGATTACGAGCGTTACCGATTGTGCGCATGTTAACAACGAAAACAAATAAAGATGGCAGTATTCACCCTTTGATTAAAAAACAGTTAGTAGATATCTCCAGCCCAGTTTTTAATAAATTTTCACTATATCGTAAAATTTGGGCTTTAGAAGATTCCTATCGCTTTGTCGGTCCTTTACAAATATGTTCTCCGGAGGATTCTTACTCTGATGATTTTCCTCCTTTAATTTTATTTTTAAATCATAACGAATGGCAAAAACGCTGCTCCATTTGTTTAGAAATCCCTGATCAGGATTATTAA